In Sylvia atricapilla isolate bSylAtr1 chromosome 27, bSylAtr1.pri, whole genome shotgun sequence, one genomic interval encodes:
- the CASC3 gene encoding protein CASC3 isoform X3: MADRRRQRASQDSEDSEGSAASDSAGSAPGSPRSARSRSASGSRSRSRSGSPRLPHRPPRGAAGALGAGPRGRGTESAGGAGGKSAAESECESEDGIEGDAVLSDYESAEDSESLGVSQAEEEDYSEEESSKVELKQDSNDSCESVARGEKGSEKADPKGAVTGERQSGDGQESTEPVEKKVGKKVPKHLDDDEDRKNPAYIPRKGLFFEHDLRGQTQEEEVRPKGRQRKLWKDEGRWEHDKFREDEQAPKTRQELIALYGYDIRSAHNPDDIKPRRMRKPRFGSPPQRDPNWSNERPPKPPRHQGAKSPSAPPRSFNSRSSASAGRMPPARNYPRMGGYKEARPGYRASEATVPHRNGEQAKQESSYRGKRAEQSPSRDTSPELEVAHVHGSPGKEEGALENQATAADAAQPPPDRPVEKKSYSRARRTRVKAGEAGKLAEEVPASEGLAPMIPKPTAAETSPPPAKSNWESPVESNVDGLEQEMTQMNLTEQNWSPGQSQFIPPRELRGIPNHMHVGTGPPPQFNRMEEMAVPGGRVKRYSSQRQRPPVPEPAPPMHISIMEGHYYDPLQFQGPIYTHGENPAPLPPQGMIVQPEMHLPHPGLHPHQTPPAMANPGLYPPPVSMPPGQPPPQQLLTPTYFSAPGVMNFGNPGYPYPPGALPPPPPPHLYSNTQAQSQVYGGVTYYNTVQQQVQPKPSPPRRTSQPVTIKPPPPELLVAGGKQGSS; encoded by the exons ATGGCGGaccggcggcggcagcgcgcCTCGCAGGACAGCGAGGACAGCGAGGGCTCGGCGGCCTCCGACAGCGCTGGCTCCGCGCCCGGCTCCCCCCGCTCCGCTCGCTCCCGCTCGGCCTCCGGatcccgctcccgctcccggtCCGGTTCGCCCCGGCTGCCGCACCGCCCGCCGCGCGGCGCCGCCGGGGCCCTCGGCGCtgggccgcggggccgcgggaCCGAGAGCGCCGGTGGGGCCGGGGGGAAGAGCGCGGCCGAATCGGAGTGT gaaAGTGAGGATGGCATTGAAGGAGATG ctgtgCTCTCTGACTATGAAAGCGCCGAGGACTCAGAG TCACTGGGTGTCTCccaggcagaggaagaggattACAGCGAGGAAGAAAGCTCCAAGGTGGAGCTGAAGCAGGACAGCAACGATTCCTGCGAGTCGGTGGCcagaggggagaaggggagCGAGAAGGCGGATCCCAAGGGAGCGGTGACGGGCGAGCGGCAGAGCGGGGACGGGCAG GAGAGCACGGAGCCTGTGGAGAAGAAAGTTGGGAAGAAGGTTCCCAAACACCTGGACGATGATGAGGATCGGAAGAACCCGGCGTACATCCCACGCAAGGGGCTCTTCTTTGAGCACGACCTCCGAGGGCAGACGCAGGAGGAGGAGGTCAG GCCAAAGGGTCGTCAGCGGAAGCTGTGGAAGGACGAGGGGCGCTGGGAGCACGACAAGTTCCGTGAGGATGAGCAGGCGCCCAAGACCAGGCAGGAGCTGATTGCACTGTACGGATACGACATCCGGTCAGCCCACAACCCCGACGACATCAAACCCCGGAGGATGCGCAAACCACG gTTTGGCAGTCCCCCTCAGCGAGACCCCAACTGGTCCAACGAGAGGCCCCCCAAGCCCCCAAGGCACCAGGGTGCCaagagcccctctgctcccccacGATCCTTCAACAGCCGCAGCTCTGCCAGCGCTGGCAGGATGCCCCCTGCCAGAAACTACCCCAGGATGGGGGGCTACAAGGAGGCACGTCCGGGCTACCGGGCCTCAGAGGCGACTGTCCCACACAGGAACGGGGAACAAGCCAAGCAGGAGAGCAGCTACCGGGGAAAGcgtgcagagcagagcccgtCAAGGGACACGTCCCCTGAGTTGGAGGTGGCACATGTCCACggcagccctgggaaggaggaaggggctCTGGAAAACCAAGCCACAGCCGCTGACGCTGCACAGCCACCGCCAGACAGACCGGTTGAGAAAAAATCCTATTCCCGAGCAAGAAGGACCAGAGTCAAGGCTGGGGAGGCAGGGAAGCTGGCAGAGGAAGTGCCTGCTTCTGAGGGGTTGGCTCCCATGATTCCAAAACCCACGGCAGCCGAGACCTCCCCGCCGCCAGCCAAGAGCAACTGGGAGTCACCAGTGGAATCCAACGTGGATGGACTTGAGCAGGAGATGACCCAGATGAACCTGACAGAGCAGAACTGGAGCCCGGGGCAGTCACAGTTCATCCCACCCCGGGAGCTGAGGG GTATTCCCAACCATATGCACGTGGGAACTGGGCCACCGCCGCAGTTTAACCGGATGGAGGAGATG GCAGTGCCGGGGGGCCGAGTGAAGCGCTACTCATCGCAGCGGCAGAGAccccctgtgccagagcctgcaCCCCCTATGCACATCAGCATCATGGAAGGGCACTACTACGACCCAC TACAATTCCAGGGACCAATCTACACCCACGGTGAGAACCCAGCCCCGCTGCCGCCCCAAGGGATGATTGTGCAGCCGGAGATGCACCTCCCTCATCCAG GTTTACACCCCCACCAGAcgccccctgccatggcaaaCCCCGGCCTCTACCCCCCACCAGTGTCCATGCCCCCGGGCCAGCCCCCGCCgcagcagctgctcactccGACTTACTTCTCCGCCCCTGGAGTGATGAATTTCGGGAATCCTGGCTACCCCTACCCCCCTGGAGCTCTGCCTCCTCCGCCCCCTCCTCATCTCTATTCCAACACGCAG
- the CASC3 gene encoding protein CASC3 isoform X5 translates to MADRRRQRASQDSEDSEGSAASDSAGSAPGSPRSARSRSASGSRSRSRSGSPRLPHRPPRGAAGALGAGPRGRGTESAGGAGGKSAAESECESEDGIEGDAVLSDYESAEDSEAEEEDYSEEESSKVELKQDSNDSCESVARGEKGSEKADPKGAVTGERQSGDGQESTEPVEKKVGKKVPKHLDDDEDRKNPAYIPRKGLFFEHDLRGQTQEEEVRPKGRQRKLWKDEGRWEHDKFREDEQAPKTRQELIALYGYDIRSAHNPDDIKPRRMRKPRFGSPPQRDPNWSNERPPKPPRHQGAKSPSAPPRSFNSRSSASAGRMPPARNYPRMGGYKEARPGYRASEATVPHRNGEQAKQESSYRGKRAEQSPSRDTSPELEVAHVHGSPGKEEGALENQATAADAAQPPPDRPVEKKSYSRARRTRVKAGEAGKLAEEVPASEGLAPMIPKPTAAETSPPPAKSNWESPVESNVDGLEQEMTQMNLTEQNWSPGQSQFIPPRELRGIPNHMHVGTGPPPQFNRMEEMAVPGGRVKRYSSQRQRPPVPEPAPPMHISIMEGHYYDPLQFQGPIYTHGENPAPLPPQGMIVQPEMHLPHPGLHPHQTPPAMANPGLYPPPVSMPPGQPPPQQLLTPTYFSAPGVMNFGNPGYPYPPGALPPPPPPHLYSNTQAQSQVYGGVTYYNTVQQQVQPKPSPPRRTSQPVTIKPPPPEDSKGEKSKERSNT, encoded by the exons ATGGCGGaccggcggcggcagcgcgcCTCGCAGGACAGCGAGGACAGCGAGGGCTCGGCGGCCTCCGACAGCGCTGGCTCCGCGCCCGGCTCCCCCCGCTCCGCTCGCTCCCGCTCGGCCTCCGGatcccgctcccgctcccggtCCGGTTCGCCCCGGCTGCCGCACCGCCCGCCGCGCGGCGCCGCCGGGGCCCTCGGCGCtgggccgcggggccgcgggaCCGAGAGCGCCGGTGGGGCCGGGGGGAAGAGCGCGGCCGAATCGGAGTGT gaaAGTGAGGATGGCATTGAAGGAGATG ctgtgCTCTCTGACTATGAAAGCGCCGAGGACTCAGAG gcagaggaagaggattACAGCGAGGAAGAAAGCTCCAAGGTGGAGCTGAAGCAGGACAGCAACGATTCCTGCGAGTCGGTGGCcagaggggagaaggggagCGAGAAGGCGGATCCCAAGGGAGCGGTGACGGGCGAGCGGCAGAGCGGGGACGGGCAG GAGAGCACGGAGCCTGTGGAGAAGAAAGTTGGGAAGAAGGTTCCCAAACACCTGGACGATGATGAGGATCGGAAGAACCCGGCGTACATCCCACGCAAGGGGCTCTTCTTTGAGCACGACCTCCGAGGGCAGACGCAGGAGGAGGAGGTCAG GCCAAAGGGTCGTCAGCGGAAGCTGTGGAAGGACGAGGGGCGCTGGGAGCACGACAAGTTCCGTGAGGATGAGCAGGCGCCCAAGACCAGGCAGGAGCTGATTGCACTGTACGGATACGACATCCGGTCAGCCCACAACCCCGACGACATCAAACCCCGGAGGATGCGCAAACCACG gTTTGGCAGTCCCCCTCAGCGAGACCCCAACTGGTCCAACGAGAGGCCCCCCAAGCCCCCAAGGCACCAGGGTGCCaagagcccctctgctcccccacGATCCTTCAACAGCCGCAGCTCTGCCAGCGCTGGCAGGATGCCCCCTGCCAGAAACTACCCCAGGATGGGGGGCTACAAGGAGGCACGTCCGGGCTACCGGGCCTCAGAGGCGACTGTCCCACACAGGAACGGGGAACAAGCCAAGCAGGAGAGCAGCTACCGGGGAAAGcgtgcagagcagagcccgtCAAGGGACACGTCCCCTGAGTTGGAGGTGGCACATGTCCACggcagccctgggaaggaggaaggggctCTGGAAAACCAAGCCACAGCCGCTGACGCTGCACAGCCACCGCCAGACAGACCGGTTGAGAAAAAATCCTATTCCCGAGCAAGAAGGACCAGAGTCAAGGCTGGGGAGGCAGGGAAGCTGGCAGAGGAAGTGCCTGCTTCTGAGGGGTTGGCTCCCATGATTCCAAAACCCACGGCAGCCGAGACCTCCCCGCCGCCAGCCAAGAGCAACTGGGAGTCACCAGTGGAATCCAACGTGGATGGACTTGAGCAGGAGATGACCCAGATGAACCTGACAGAGCAGAACTGGAGCCCGGGGCAGTCACAGTTCATCCCACCCCGGGAGCTGAGGG GTATTCCCAACCATATGCACGTGGGAACTGGGCCACCGCCGCAGTTTAACCGGATGGAGGAGATG GCAGTGCCGGGGGGCCGAGTGAAGCGCTACTCATCGCAGCGGCAGAGAccccctgtgccagagcctgcaCCCCCTATGCACATCAGCATCATGGAAGGGCACTACTACGACCCAC TACAATTCCAGGGACCAATCTACACCCACGGTGAGAACCCAGCCCCGCTGCCGCCCCAAGGGATGATTGTGCAGCCGGAGATGCACCTCCCTCATCCAG GTTTACACCCCCACCAGAcgccccctgccatggcaaaCCCCGGCCTCTACCCCCCACCAGTGTCCATGCCCCCGGGCCAGCCCCCGCCgcagcagctgctcactccGACTTACTTCTCCGCCCCTGGAGTGATGAATTTCGGGAATCCTGGCTACCCCTACCCCCCTGGAGCTCTGCCTCCTCCGCCCCCTCCTCATCTCTATTCCAACACGCAG
- the CASC3 gene encoding protein CASC3 isoform X1, translating into MADRRRQRASQDSEDSEGSAASDSAGSAPGSPRSARSRSASGSRSRSRSGSPRLPHRPPRGAAGALGAGPRGRGTESAGGAGGKSAAESECESEDGIEGDAVLSDYESAEDSESLGVSQAEEEDYSEEESSKVELKQDSNDSCESVARGEKGSEKADPKGAVTGERQSGDGQESTEPVEKKVGKKVPKHLDDDEDRKNPAYIPRKGLFFEHDLRGQTQEEEVRPKGRQRKLWKDEGRWEHDKFREDEQAPKTRQELIALYGYDIRSAHNPDDIKPRRMRKPRFGSPPQRDPNWSNERPPKPPRHQGAKSPSAPPRSFNSRSSASAGRMPPARNYPRMGGYKEARPGYRASEATVPHRNGEQAKQESSYRGKRAEQSPSRDTSPELEVAHVHGSPGKEEGALENQATAADAAQPPPDRPVEKKSYSRARRTRVKAGEAGKLAEEVPASEGLAPMIPKPTAAETSPPPAKSNWESPVESNVDGLEQEMTQMNLTEQNWSPGQSQFIPPRELRGIPNHMHVGTGPPPQFNRMEEMAVPGGRVKRYSSQRQRPPVPEPAPPMHISIMEGHYYDPLQFQGPIYTHGENPAPLPPQGMIVQPEMHLPHPGLHPHQTPPAMANPGLYPPPVSMPPGQPPPQQLLTPTYFSAPGVMNFGNPGYPYPPGALPPPPPPHLYSNTQAQSQVYGGVTYYNTVQQQVQPKPSPPRRTSQPVTIKPPPPEVVSRAPVNLSYLNL; encoded by the exons ATGGCGGaccggcggcggcagcgcgcCTCGCAGGACAGCGAGGACAGCGAGGGCTCGGCGGCCTCCGACAGCGCTGGCTCCGCGCCCGGCTCCCCCCGCTCCGCTCGCTCCCGCTCGGCCTCCGGatcccgctcccgctcccggtCCGGTTCGCCCCGGCTGCCGCACCGCCCGCCGCGCGGCGCCGCCGGGGCCCTCGGCGCtgggccgcggggccgcgggaCCGAGAGCGCCGGTGGGGCCGGGGGGAAGAGCGCGGCCGAATCGGAGTGT gaaAGTGAGGATGGCATTGAAGGAGATG ctgtgCTCTCTGACTATGAAAGCGCCGAGGACTCAGAG TCACTGGGTGTCTCccaggcagaggaagaggattACAGCGAGGAAGAAAGCTCCAAGGTGGAGCTGAAGCAGGACAGCAACGATTCCTGCGAGTCGGTGGCcagaggggagaaggggagCGAGAAGGCGGATCCCAAGGGAGCGGTGACGGGCGAGCGGCAGAGCGGGGACGGGCAG GAGAGCACGGAGCCTGTGGAGAAGAAAGTTGGGAAGAAGGTTCCCAAACACCTGGACGATGATGAGGATCGGAAGAACCCGGCGTACATCCCACGCAAGGGGCTCTTCTTTGAGCACGACCTCCGAGGGCAGACGCAGGAGGAGGAGGTCAG GCCAAAGGGTCGTCAGCGGAAGCTGTGGAAGGACGAGGGGCGCTGGGAGCACGACAAGTTCCGTGAGGATGAGCAGGCGCCCAAGACCAGGCAGGAGCTGATTGCACTGTACGGATACGACATCCGGTCAGCCCACAACCCCGACGACATCAAACCCCGGAGGATGCGCAAACCACG gTTTGGCAGTCCCCCTCAGCGAGACCCCAACTGGTCCAACGAGAGGCCCCCCAAGCCCCCAAGGCACCAGGGTGCCaagagcccctctgctcccccacGATCCTTCAACAGCCGCAGCTCTGCCAGCGCTGGCAGGATGCCCCCTGCCAGAAACTACCCCAGGATGGGGGGCTACAAGGAGGCACGTCCGGGCTACCGGGCCTCAGAGGCGACTGTCCCACACAGGAACGGGGAACAAGCCAAGCAGGAGAGCAGCTACCGGGGAAAGcgtgcagagcagagcccgtCAAGGGACACGTCCCCTGAGTTGGAGGTGGCACATGTCCACggcagccctgggaaggaggaaggggctCTGGAAAACCAAGCCACAGCCGCTGACGCTGCACAGCCACCGCCAGACAGACCGGTTGAGAAAAAATCCTATTCCCGAGCAAGAAGGACCAGAGTCAAGGCTGGGGAGGCAGGGAAGCTGGCAGAGGAAGTGCCTGCTTCTGAGGGGTTGGCTCCCATGATTCCAAAACCCACGGCAGCCGAGACCTCCCCGCCGCCAGCCAAGAGCAACTGGGAGTCACCAGTGGAATCCAACGTGGATGGACTTGAGCAGGAGATGACCCAGATGAACCTGACAGAGCAGAACTGGAGCCCGGGGCAGTCACAGTTCATCCCACCCCGGGAGCTGAGGG GTATTCCCAACCATATGCACGTGGGAACTGGGCCACCGCCGCAGTTTAACCGGATGGAGGAGATG GCAGTGCCGGGGGGCCGAGTGAAGCGCTACTCATCGCAGCGGCAGAGAccccctgtgccagagcctgcaCCCCCTATGCACATCAGCATCATGGAAGGGCACTACTACGACCCAC TACAATTCCAGGGACCAATCTACACCCACGGTGAGAACCCAGCCCCGCTGCCGCCCCAAGGGATGATTGTGCAGCCGGAGATGCACCTCCCTCATCCAG GTTTACACCCCCACCAGAcgccccctgccatggcaaaCCCCGGCCTCTACCCCCCACCAGTGTCCATGCCCCCGGGCCAGCCCCCGCCgcagcagctgctcactccGACTTACTTCTCCGCCCCTGGAGTGATGAATTTCGGGAATCCTGGCTACCCCTACCCCCCTGGAGCTCTGCCTCCTCCGCCCCCTCCTCATCTCTATTCCAACACGCAG
- the CASC3 gene encoding protein CASC3 isoform X2 — MADRRRQRASQDSEDSEGSAASDSAGSAPGSPRSARSRSASGSRSRSRSGSPRLPHRPPRGAAGALGAGPRGRGTESAGGAGGKSAAESECESEDGIEGDAVLSDYESAEDSESLGVSQAEEEDYSEEESSKVELKQDSNDSCESVARGEKGSEKADPKGAVTGERQSGDGQESTEPVEKKVGKKVPKHLDDDEDRKNPAYIPRKGLFFEHDLRGQTQEEEVRPKGRQRKLWKDEGRWEHDKFREDEQAPKTRQELIALYGYDIRSAHNPDDIKPRRMRKPRFGSPPQRDPNWSNERPPKPPRHQGAKSPSAPPRSFNSRSSASAGRMPPARNYPRMGGYKEARPGYRASEATVPHRNGEQAKQESSYRGKRAEQSPSRDTSPELEVAHVHGSPGKEEGALENQATAADAAQPPPDRPVEKKSYSRARRTRVKAGEAGKLAEEVPASEGLAPMIPKPTAAETSPPPAKSNWESPVESNVDGLEQEMTQMNLTEQNWSPGQSQFIPPRELRGIPNHMHVGTGPPPQFNRMEEMAVPGGRVKRYSSQRQRPPVPEPAPPMHISIMEGHYYDPLQFQGPIYTHGENPAPLPPQGMIVQPEMHLPHPGLHPHQTPPAMANPGLYPPPVSMPPGQPPPQQLLTPTYFSAPGVMNFGNPGYPYPPGALPPPPPPHLYSNTQAQSQVYGGVTYYNTVQQQVQPKPSPPRRTSQPVTIKPPPPEDSKGEKSKERSNT; from the exons ATGGCGGaccggcggcggcagcgcgcCTCGCAGGACAGCGAGGACAGCGAGGGCTCGGCGGCCTCCGACAGCGCTGGCTCCGCGCCCGGCTCCCCCCGCTCCGCTCGCTCCCGCTCGGCCTCCGGatcccgctcccgctcccggtCCGGTTCGCCCCGGCTGCCGCACCGCCCGCCGCGCGGCGCCGCCGGGGCCCTCGGCGCtgggccgcggggccgcgggaCCGAGAGCGCCGGTGGGGCCGGGGGGAAGAGCGCGGCCGAATCGGAGTGT gaaAGTGAGGATGGCATTGAAGGAGATG ctgtgCTCTCTGACTATGAAAGCGCCGAGGACTCAGAG TCACTGGGTGTCTCccaggcagaggaagaggattACAGCGAGGAAGAAAGCTCCAAGGTGGAGCTGAAGCAGGACAGCAACGATTCCTGCGAGTCGGTGGCcagaggggagaaggggagCGAGAAGGCGGATCCCAAGGGAGCGGTGACGGGCGAGCGGCAGAGCGGGGACGGGCAG GAGAGCACGGAGCCTGTGGAGAAGAAAGTTGGGAAGAAGGTTCCCAAACACCTGGACGATGATGAGGATCGGAAGAACCCGGCGTACATCCCACGCAAGGGGCTCTTCTTTGAGCACGACCTCCGAGGGCAGACGCAGGAGGAGGAGGTCAG GCCAAAGGGTCGTCAGCGGAAGCTGTGGAAGGACGAGGGGCGCTGGGAGCACGACAAGTTCCGTGAGGATGAGCAGGCGCCCAAGACCAGGCAGGAGCTGATTGCACTGTACGGATACGACATCCGGTCAGCCCACAACCCCGACGACATCAAACCCCGGAGGATGCGCAAACCACG gTTTGGCAGTCCCCCTCAGCGAGACCCCAACTGGTCCAACGAGAGGCCCCCCAAGCCCCCAAGGCACCAGGGTGCCaagagcccctctgctcccccacGATCCTTCAACAGCCGCAGCTCTGCCAGCGCTGGCAGGATGCCCCCTGCCAGAAACTACCCCAGGATGGGGGGCTACAAGGAGGCACGTCCGGGCTACCGGGCCTCAGAGGCGACTGTCCCACACAGGAACGGGGAACAAGCCAAGCAGGAGAGCAGCTACCGGGGAAAGcgtgcagagcagagcccgtCAAGGGACACGTCCCCTGAGTTGGAGGTGGCACATGTCCACggcagccctgggaaggaggaaggggctCTGGAAAACCAAGCCACAGCCGCTGACGCTGCACAGCCACCGCCAGACAGACCGGTTGAGAAAAAATCCTATTCCCGAGCAAGAAGGACCAGAGTCAAGGCTGGGGAGGCAGGGAAGCTGGCAGAGGAAGTGCCTGCTTCTGAGGGGTTGGCTCCCATGATTCCAAAACCCACGGCAGCCGAGACCTCCCCGCCGCCAGCCAAGAGCAACTGGGAGTCACCAGTGGAATCCAACGTGGATGGACTTGAGCAGGAGATGACCCAGATGAACCTGACAGAGCAGAACTGGAGCCCGGGGCAGTCACAGTTCATCCCACCCCGGGAGCTGAGGG GTATTCCCAACCATATGCACGTGGGAACTGGGCCACCGCCGCAGTTTAACCGGATGGAGGAGATG GCAGTGCCGGGGGGCCGAGTGAAGCGCTACTCATCGCAGCGGCAGAGAccccctgtgccagagcctgcaCCCCCTATGCACATCAGCATCATGGAAGGGCACTACTACGACCCAC TACAATTCCAGGGACCAATCTACACCCACGGTGAGAACCCAGCCCCGCTGCCGCCCCAAGGGATGATTGTGCAGCCGGAGATGCACCTCCCTCATCCAG GTTTACACCCCCACCAGAcgccccctgccatggcaaaCCCCGGCCTCTACCCCCCACCAGTGTCCATGCCCCCGGGCCAGCCCCCGCCgcagcagctgctcactccGACTTACTTCTCCGCCCCTGGAGTGATGAATTTCGGGAATCCTGGCTACCCCTACCCCCCTGGAGCTCTGCCTCCTCCGCCCCCTCCTCATCTCTATTCCAACACGCAG
- the CASC3 gene encoding protein CASC3 isoform X6 produces MADRRRQRASQDSEDSEGSAASDSAGSAPGSPRSARSRSASGSRSRSRSGSPRLPHRPPRGAAGALGAGPRGRGTESAGGAGGKSAAESECESEDGIEGDAVLSDYESAEDSESLGVSQAEEEDYSEEESSKVELKQDSNDSCESVARGEKGSEKADPKGAVTGERQSGDGQESTEPVEKKVGKKVPKHLDDDEDRKNPAYIPRKGLFFEHDLRGQTQEEEVRPKGRQRKLWKDEGRWEHDKFREDEQAPKTRQELIALYGYDIRSAHNPDDIKPRRMRKPRFGSPPQRDPNWSNERPPKPPRHQGAKSPSAPPRSFNSRSSASAGRMPPARNYPRMGGYKEARPGYRASEATVPHRNGEQAKQESSYRGKRAEQSPSRDTSPELEVAHVHGSPGKEEGALENQATAADAAQPPPDRPVEKKSYSRARRTRVKAGEAGKLAEEVPASEGLAPMIPKPTAAETSPPPAKSNWESPVESNVDGLEQEMTQMNLTEQNWSPGQSQFIPPRELRGIPNHMHVGTGPPPQFNRMEEMAVPGGRVKRYSSQRQRPPVPEPAPPMHISIMEGHYYDPLQFQGPIYTHGENPAPLPPQGMIVQPEMHLPHPGLHPHQTPPAMANPGLYPPPVSMPPGQPPPQQLLTPTYFSAPGVMNFGNPGYPYPPGALPPPPPPHLYSNTQDSKGEKSKERSNT; encoded by the exons ATGGCGGaccggcggcggcagcgcgcCTCGCAGGACAGCGAGGACAGCGAGGGCTCGGCGGCCTCCGACAGCGCTGGCTCCGCGCCCGGCTCCCCCCGCTCCGCTCGCTCCCGCTCGGCCTCCGGatcccgctcccgctcccggtCCGGTTCGCCCCGGCTGCCGCACCGCCCGCCGCGCGGCGCCGCCGGGGCCCTCGGCGCtgggccgcggggccgcgggaCCGAGAGCGCCGGTGGGGCCGGGGGGAAGAGCGCGGCCGAATCGGAGTGT gaaAGTGAGGATGGCATTGAAGGAGATG ctgtgCTCTCTGACTATGAAAGCGCCGAGGACTCAGAG TCACTGGGTGTCTCccaggcagaggaagaggattACAGCGAGGAAGAAAGCTCCAAGGTGGAGCTGAAGCAGGACAGCAACGATTCCTGCGAGTCGGTGGCcagaggggagaaggggagCGAGAAGGCGGATCCCAAGGGAGCGGTGACGGGCGAGCGGCAGAGCGGGGACGGGCAG GAGAGCACGGAGCCTGTGGAGAAGAAAGTTGGGAAGAAGGTTCCCAAACACCTGGACGATGATGAGGATCGGAAGAACCCGGCGTACATCCCACGCAAGGGGCTCTTCTTTGAGCACGACCTCCGAGGGCAGACGCAGGAGGAGGAGGTCAG GCCAAAGGGTCGTCAGCGGAAGCTGTGGAAGGACGAGGGGCGCTGGGAGCACGACAAGTTCCGTGAGGATGAGCAGGCGCCCAAGACCAGGCAGGAGCTGATTGCACTGTACGGATACGACATCCGGTCAGCCCACAACCCCGACGACATCAAACCCCGGAGGATGCGCAAACCACG gTTTGGCAGTCCCCCTCAGCGAGACCCCAACTGGTCCAACGAGAGGCCCCCCAAGCCCCCAAGGCACCAGGGTGCCaagagcccctctgctcccccacGATCCTTCAACAGCCGCAGCTCTGCCAGCGCTGGCAGGATGCCCCCTGCCAGAAACTACCCCAGGATGGGGGGCTACAAGGAGGCACGTCCGGGCTACCGGGCCTCAGAGGCGACTGTCCCACACAGGAACGGGGAACAAGCCAAGCAGGAGAGCAGCTACCGGGGAAAGcgtgcagagcagagcccgtCAAGGGACACGTCCCCTGAGTTGGAGGTGGCACATGTCCACggcagccctgggaaggaggaaggggctCTGGAAAACCAAGCCACAGCCGCTGACGCTGCACAGCCACCGCCAGACAGACCGGTTGAGAAAAAATCCTATTCCCGAGCAAGAAGGACCAGAGTCAAGGCTGGGGAGGCAGGGAAGCTGGCAGAGGAAGTGCCTGCTTCTGAGGGGTTGGCTCCCATGATTCCAAAACCCACGGCAGCCGAGACCTCCCCGCCGCCAGCCAAGAGCAACTGGGAGTCACCAGTGGAATCCAACGTGGATGGACTTGAGCAGGAGATGACCCAGATGAACCTGACAGAGCAGAACTGGAGCCCGGGGCAGTCACAGTTCATCCCACCCCGGGAGCTGAGGG GTATTCCCAACCATATGCACGTGGGAACTGGGCCACCGCCGCAGTTTAACCGGATGGAGGAGATG GCAGTGCCGGGGGGCCGAGTGAAGCGCTACTCATCGCAGCGGCAGAGAccccctgtgccagagcctgcaCCCCCTATGCACATCAGCATCATGGAAGGGCACTACTACGACCCAC TACAATTCCAGGGACCAATCTACACCCACGGTGAGAACCCAGCCCCGCTGCCGCCCCAAGGGATGATTGTGCAGCCGGAGATGCACCTCCCTCATCCAG GTTTACACCCCCACCAGAcgccccctgccatggcaaaCCCCGGCCTCTACCCCCCACCAGTGTCCATGCCCCCGGGCCAGCCCCCGCCgcagcagctgctcactccGACTTACTTCTCCGCCCCTGGAGTGATGAATTTCGGGAATCCTGGCTACCCCTACCCCCCTGGAGCTCTGCCTCCTCCGCCCCCTCCTCATCTCTATTCCAACACGCAG